From Caretta caretta isolate rCarCar2 chromosome 14, rCarCar1.hap1, whole genome shotgun sequence, the proteins below share one genomic window:
- the LOC142068936 gene encoding zinc finger protein RFP-like: MAAESPVQSLQDEASCAICLEYFKDPVSIHCGHNFCRACITDYWEESEPNFSCPQCRETAQQRNFRPNRELAKMIEIAKRLSFQAAKGSGGERVCEKHQETLKLFCEEDQAQWSR, from the coding sequence atggctgcagagaGCCCTGTACAGAGTCTCCAGGATGAAGCTTCTTGTGCCATCTGTCTGGAGTATTTCAAAGACCCGGTGTCTATCCACTGCGGCCACAACTTCTGCCGGGCCTGCATCACCGACTACTGGGAGGAGTCGGAGCCCAACTtctcctgccctcagtgcagagaaaccgCCCAGCAGAGAAACTTCAGGCCCAACAGGGAGCTGGCGAAAATGATCGAAATAGCCAAGCGGctgagtttccaggcagccaaagGCTCAGGAGGCGAGCGAGTGTGTGAGAAACACCAGGAGACCCTGAAACTGTTCTGCGAGGAGGATCAagcccagtg
- the LOC125621449 gene encoding olfactory receptor 12D1-like, with translation MENKTEVSEFIFLGLTNVRGLQCYLFALFLLLYMASVLGNGAVMAVVLAEPRLHTPMYFFLGNLSSLNIFYSTVTVPKMLAGFLSRRQTISFTSCLAQLHFFHFLGSSEAMLLAVMAYDRYVAICNPLRYTLVMSPQVCLLLAAATWATGFLYALMHTVMTSQLHFCGPNRIHHFFCDIKPLLSLACSSTRLNLSLLHIVTGIIGMSLFIITLLSYLYIISFLFLKVLSWESRRRAFSTCTSHLTVIALYYGTVMFAYMGPSSGSSKGEEMIITLVYSVMTPALNPFIYTLRNSEVKYATRKFVTRKLFPERN, from the coding sequence ATGGAGAACAAGACAGAGGTGAGCGAGTTCATTTTCCTGGGCCTTACCAATGTGAGGGGTCTGCAGTGCTATCTCTTTGCCCTCTTCCTGCTGCTCTACATGGCCAGCGTGCTGGGGAATGGAGCCGTTATGGCTGTGGTACTGGCCGAGCCCCggcttcacacccccatgtacttcttcctgggaaATCTCTCCAGCCTAAACATCTTCTACTCCACAGTCACTGTGCCCAAGATGTTGGCCGGCTTCCTTTCGAGGCGCCAGACCATCTCCTTTACCAGCTGCCTGGCACAGCTCCATTTCTTCCATTTCCTGGGCAGCAGTGAGGCTATGCTGCTGGCTGTCATGGCCTACGACCGCTACGTGGCCATCTGCAACCCACTGCGCTACACACTGGTCATGAGCCCACAGGTCtgcctgctgctggcagcagccacCTGGGCCACTGGCTTCCTGTATGCCCTGATGCACACGGTCATGACCTCTCAGCTGCACTTCTGTGGTCCCAACCGTATCCACCACTTCTTCTGCGACATCAAGCCCCTGCTGAGCCTGGCCTGCAGCAGCACCCGCCTCAACCTGAGCCTCCTCCACATAGTCACTGGGATTATCGGTATGAGTCTGTTCATCATCACGCTCCTCTCCTACCTCTACATCatctccttcctcttcctgaaGGTCCTGTCATGGGAAAGCAGGAGAAGGGCCTTCTCCACTTGCACCTCCCACCTCACCGTGATAGCACTGTACTATGGGACAGTGATGTTCGCCTACATGGGTCCTTCTTCAGGAAGCTCCAAAGGAGAAGAGATGATCATCACGCTAGTGTACAGTGTCATGACCCCAGCTCTGAATCCCTTCATCTACACCCTGAGGAACAGTGAGGTGAAATATGCCACCAGGAAATTTGTCACTAGAAAACTCTTCCCTGAAAGGAACTGA